CAGGAGGTCTGGTCGTCGACCTTCGCGTCGCCGGCGTTCTTCTTGATCGACTCGATCCCGTTCAGCGCCGAGGCCTTGGTCTTGTAGCTCTCGCTGCTGGTCGCGATCACCTCGCCGTTGCCGGCCTTGAGCCGGAACCGGAACTCGCCCGACTT
The Kribbella italica DNA segment above includes these coding regions:
- a CDS encoding YegP family protein; translation: MAGKFELYEDKSGEFRFRLKAGNGEVIATSSESYKTKASALNGIESIKKNAGDAKVDDQTS